In Candidatus Defluviibacterium haderslevense, the following are encoded in one genomic region:
- a CDS encoding VIT1/CCC1 transporter family protein → MINLKNIQTEVDASFLYKVLADNESDANVAEVFRQMSEIEHSHAIAFMKANHLDLSKLPLPSNRAKILRTIGKVFGNDYILGVLMDTEKSISSSVLSARKKTNTPVSISDTAHVTILQNILNSSPTVSGSSLARFEKRHRSVGGNALRAAVLGGNDGLVSNFSLVMGIAGATGGQKEVLLTGIAGLLAGALSMALGEWISVQSSKELYENQMQLEMEELETNPEGEEKELALIYFSKGIPEEQAKRMAHEIMSDKDRAHEVLIREELGINKEDLQGSAMEAAVSSFVLFAIGAIIPVIPFFFIGGTKAIIFSTVLSGLGLFLIGASITLFTGKNVWYSGFRQVVFGLIAAAITFGIGKLIGVSVLG, encoded by the coding sequence ATGATTAATCTAAAAAATATCCAGACCGAAGTTGATGCCAGTTTTCTCTACAAAGTATTGGCAGACAATGAAAGTGATGCCAATGTTGCTGAAGTATTTCGACAAATGAGTGAGATTGAACACAGTCATGCTATTGCTTTTATGAAAGCCAACCATTTGGATCTATCAAAATTACCATTACCATCCAATCGTGCTAAAATTCTAAGAACGATTGGTAAAGTATTTGGCAATGATTACATCCTTGGTGTACTGATGGATACTGAAAAAAGCATCTCCTCCTCTGTCCTCAGTGCAAGAAAAAAAACCAACACACCAGTTTCTATTTCTGATACGGCACATGTTACCATACTTCAGAATATACTAAACAGCAGTCCTACAGTATCAGGATCCAGTCTGGCCCGTTTTGAAAAAAGACATCGATCTGTGGGCGGCAATGCATTAAGAGCTGCAGTTCTGGGTGGCAACGATGGATTGGTGTCCAATTTTAGTTTGGTCATGGGAATAGCAGGTGCAACTGGTGGACAAAAAGAAGTATTGCTCACCGGAATTGCAGGATTGTTGGCTGGAGCACTGTCTATGGCTTTGGGTGAATGGATTTCAGTCCAAAGTTCAAAAGAACTTTATGAGAACCAAATGCAATTGGAAATGGAAGAACTCGAGACCAATCCAGAGGGCGAAGAAAAAGAATTGGCACTCATCTACTTCTCCAAAGGCATACCGGAAGAACAAGCCAAGAGAATGGCCCACGAAATCATGTCAGACAAGGATCGTGCTCATGAAGTACTTATCCGCGAAGAGCTGGGCATCAATAAAGAAGACCTTCAAGGCTCTGCTATGGAAGCGGCAGTTAGTTCATTTGTTTTATTTGCCATCGGTGCGATTATTCCAGTCATCCCGTTTTTCTTTATTGGCGGAACTAAGGCTATTATTTTTAGCACCGTGCTCAGTGGATTAGGTTTATTTTTAATCGGCGCGTCGATCACATTATTTACTGGAAAAAATGTTTGGTATTCCGGATTCCGGCAAGTTGTATTCGGACTCATTGCTGCAGCTATAACTTTCGGCATTGGCAAACTTATTGGTGTATCGGTATTGGGATAA
- a CDS encoding dihydrofolate reductase yields MLVKQLIAQILCFTLVFANGIHAQEKKKNTSQASKEFVVQTESFSDKKILRYQVPGFDKLTLQQKELVYYLSMAGLAGRDIDWAQKHRFNIPIRKALEKIIANDKGNHKTSDWKAFELYTKQVWFSNGIHHHYSGDKFIPGFSKTWFQGVIKKNKVNLSNEILTVMFDPNVDAKRVDQRDGIDMILASAVNFHAPEITQQDLDQFYKPILDKHDSMPLEWGLNSRLEKNAKGQVVEHVIKSGGLYGAAVDKMIYWLKKASHVAENEPQKKALLLLIDYYKTGNLATWRDYNIAWVQATKGDIDYNAGFVEVYHDPSSMRGSFQSIVYINDFVLSAKMKKLSEDGQWFEDHGPMDPKHKKSKVLGISYNMVNVVSESGDASPVTPIGENLPNSNWLGELYGSKSVSFSNIENANNQSTGSGLLDEYANDQEEKDRSIKYGELAGKMHTALHEVLGHASGQLEEGVADPHISLKNYASPLEEARADLFALYYIMDPKLVEMGLIPNVEVGKTQYDQYIKNGMILQLRRIIPGNNIEQAHMRNRLMISNWVFQKGQSEHIIEKVVRDGKTYFDIKDYNKLRGLFGELLKEVQRIKSQGDYAAGRKLIEDYGVKVDIDLHREILKRAEHLNIAPYAGFINPRLVPIKDKQGMIKDIKIEYPADFKAQMLEYGSKYSLLN; encoded by the coding sequence ATGTTAGTTAAACAGTTAATAGCCCAGATCCTATGTTTCACTCTTGTATTCGCCAATGGAATTCATGCTCAGGAAAAAAAGAAAAATACAAGTCAGGCGTCCAAAGAATTTGTGGTTCAAACAGAGTCTTTCAGTGATAAAAAAATACTTCGATATCAGGTGCCAGGCTTTGACAAACTTACACTTCAACAAAAAGAGTTGGTGTATTATCTAAGTATGGCAGGATTAGCTGGTAGAGATATAGACTGGGCACAAAAACATAGATTTAATATTCCCATAAGAAAAGCTTTAGAAAAAATCATTGCGAATGATAAAGGAAATCATAAAACCTCTGATTGGAAAGCCTTTGAATTGTACACCAAACAAGTTTGGTTTTCTAACGGCATACACCATCATTATTCCGGAGATAAATTCATACCAGGGTTTAGTAAAACGTGGTTCCAAGGGGTCATAAAAAAAAATAAGGTCAATTTATCGAATGAAATATTGACTGTTATGTTTGACCCTAATGTTGATGCTAAGCGAGTGGATCAACGGGATGGTATAGATATGATATTAGCATCAGCTGTGAATTTTCATGCACCCGAAATTACACAACAAGATTTGGATCAATTTTATAAACCAATTCTTGATAAGCATGATTCAATGCCTTTAGAATGGGGGCTCAACAGTCGTTTAGAAAAAAATGCCAAGGGTCAAGTGGTCGAGCACGTTATTAAGTCTGGTGGACTGTATGGTGCTGCTGTAGATAAAATGATCTACTGGCTCAAGAAAGCAAGCCATGTAGCTGAAAATGAGCCGCAGAAAAAGGCATTGTTATTATTAATTGATTATTACAAGACTGGAAACCTTGCTACATGGAGAGATTACAACATTGCCTGGGTTCAAGCTACCAAAGGAGATATTGATTATAATGCCGGATTTGTAGAAGTTTATCACGATCCAAGTAGCATGCGTGGTTCATTTCAAAGTATCGTTTATATCAATGATTTTGTATTGAGTGCAAAAATGAAAAAATTGAGTGAGGACGGACAATGGTTTGAAGATCACGGACCAATGGACCCTAAGCACAAAAAATCAAAAGTGTTAGGTATTAGCTATAATATGGTTAATGTTGTATCAGAATCCGGGGATGCTTCCCCTGTAACACCAATTGGTGAGAATTTGCCGAATTCAAACTGGCTGGGTGAATTGTATGGGTCGAAATCCGTAAGTTTTAGCAATATAGAAAATGCCAATAATCAATCTACGGGAAGTGGTCTATTAGATGAATATGCCAACGATCAGGAAGAAAAAGACCGATCTATAAAATATGGAGAATTGGCTGGTAAAATGCATACCGCTTTACATGAAGTATTAGGACATGCCTCAGGCCAATTGGAAGAAGGTGTTGCAGACCCTCATATTAGTTTGAAAAATTATGCATCACCTCTAGAGGAAGCCAGAGCAGATCTATTTGCTTTGTATTATATCATGGATCCTAAATTGGTGGAGATGGGATTAATACCAAATGTGGAAGTAGGAAAGACCCAGTATGATCAATATATTAAAAATGGAATGATCCTTCAACTAAGAAGAATTATTCCGGGAAATAATATCGAACAAGCACATATGCGTAACCGGCTTATGATATCTAATTGGGTGTTTCAAAAAGGACAATCCGAACACATCATAGAAAAAGTAGTACGTGATGGTAAAACCTATTTTGACATCAAAGATTATAACAAACTTCGCGGCTTATTTGGAGAACTTCTTAAAGAAGTACAACGAATTAAGTCACAAGGGGATTATGCCGCCGGGAGAAAACTCATAGAAGATTATGGTGTTAAAGTGGATATCGATTTGCATCGTGAAATATTGAAAAGAGCTGAACATCTCAACATAGCACCATATGCCGGATTTATCAATCCGAGACTGGTTCCGATTAAAGACAAACAAGGTATGATCAAGGATATAAAGATCGAATATCCAGCAGACTTCAAAGCACAAATGTTGGAGTATGGATCAAAATATAGTTTGTTGAATTAG
- a CDS encoding response regulator transcription factor, with the protein MTEINHKLRVAIVEDEPLIAENLAMYLNNIDFEVAGIAYNYEDALQLIISEHPDIALLDINLECEKDGIDLGEYIFNHLHIPFIFLSSYSDRSTLDRAKKIQPSGYLVKPFNEKSLLTTLEIGLANYAMQANQVVPTLQLKQLNKHLISPISDREFEVISLIYAGKTNQQIAQELYISLNTIKRHINNVYTRLDVTSRSMAIAKMRELMLK; encoded by the coding sequence ATGACAGAAATAAATCATAAACTAAGAGTAGCCATAGTAGAAGATGAACCATTGATTGCTGAGAATCTGGCTATGTATTTGAATAATATAGATTTCGAAGTTGCTGGTATTGCCTATAATTATGAAGATGCATTACAATTAATCATCAGCGAACATCCTGATATTGCATTATTAGATATCAATTTGGAGTGTGAAAAAGACGGCATCGATCTGGGTGAATATATTTTTAATCATCTTCACATTCCATTTATTTTTTTAAGTTCCTATTCCGATCGCAGCACCTTGGATCGTGCCAAAAAAATACAACCTTCCGGGTATTTAGTCAAACCTTTTAATGAAAAGTCATTGTTGACCACTTTGGAAATCGGACTGGCTAACTACGCCATGCAGGCTAATCAAGTTGTGCCAACACTTCAATTAAAACAATTAAATAAACACCTGATAAGCCCCATTTCAGACCGTGAATTTGAAGTTATATCGTTAATCTATGCTGGAAAAACCAACCAACAAATTGCACAGGAACTTTACATTTCACTGAACACCATTAAAAGACATATCAATAATGTTTACACTCGATTAGATGTCACGTCCAGATCGATGGCAATTGCCAAAATGAGGGAATTGATGCTGAAGTGA
- a CDS encoding tetratricopeptide repeat protein, with protein MKYIFLFIIHITISAHILSQSISFNKVEELNHYAEQLMSNDPDSAITVFKNLSSQFEQTHNIFYKSCVLYYQALTLYKTNDLHQTESILNEISFDTKMDSQIIFEIKKLQLLGHIEYQQVHYAKAAQYYKKALEWAKQINHNVMRAELNENLGQIYDKTNNADKAIPFYLRSYKLNTLIQKIPSIQMCALSLGRLYLSQNKMDSASYFIAKSKELAFELNDTSMIAESTIEEGNLNLQIKNFDRTKALITQIDKLLHNQNNPNLKVRQYVLEGNYSLLTQDENTAVTKYNNAINYTKKGFTFYIEYYIYSNMADAYFKVGNFPKAFEYLKYITKLKLAYSNKENSNTANEARKNSEIQVRDREIEFLQLQNELKQQKLQKEIKTRELLTIENRLKEHSLQSEKLLTASMIREQTLQNEQLNNEKKLNAALLRENELKLINLKDESNIRKYLWCIIAILSILGGFIFLLFKKLKSNHTLIVKQKNDLEYINKEVHHRVKNNLQVISSLLDIQSQSNVDEKVKEVLQESKLRVQSMAFIHQNLYEDEGMNLVDMKNYIQNLIDHLYTTFHKNSERINIETNVSPVLLHMDIVVSVGMIINELVTNSLKYAFLNKKEGTIKVHLSERNHFITFIVEDNGQGLPPQLDVFTIKSFGYKMIRAFVQKLKAQMTIESDAGTKISIVFPIKKESTHDRNKS; from the coding sequence TTGAAATATATATTTCTATTCATAATTCATATCACAATTAGTGCTCATATTCTGAGTCAATCTATTTCGTTTAATAAAGTAGAGGAGCTCAATCATTATGCAGAACAATTAATGAGTAATGATCCTGATTCAGCTATAACGGTTTTTAAAAATCTTTCTTCCCAATTCGAACAGACCCACAATATTTTTTATAAATCTTGTGTATTGTATTATCAAGCCCTTACTCTTTATAAAACAAATGATCTCCATCAAACTGAATCCATTTTAAATGAAATTTCATTTGACACAAAAATGGATTCCCAAATTATATTTGAAATAAAAAAATTACAATTACTAGGGCATATAGAATATCAACAAGTACATTACGCTAAAGCAGCACAATATTATAAGAAGGCTTTGGAATGGGCCAAACAGATCAATCATAATGTAATGCGTGCCGAGTTGAACGAAAACCTTGGACAGATTTATGACAAAACAAACAATGCAGATAAAGCGATCCCTTTTTATCTCAGGTCATACAAATTAAATACACTTATTCAAAAAATTCCTTCCATACAAATGTGCGCTTTATCTTTAGGCAGACTGTATCTTTCTCAAAATAAAATGGACTCAGCATCCTATTTTATTGCTAAATCTAAAGAACTAGCTTTTGAACTTAATGATACTTCCATGATTGCTGAATCTACTATAGAGGAAGGAAATCTAAATTTACAGATCAAAAATTTTGACCGCACGAAGGCATTGATTACGCAGATTGATAAACTGCTGCATAACCAAAACAATCCAAATCTTAAAGTCAGACAATACGTTCTAGAAGGTAATTATTCATTACTAACTCAAGATGAAAATACTGCGGTAACCAAGTATAACAATGCCATAAACTATACAAAAAAAGGCTTTACCTTTTATATAGAATATTACATTTACTCTAATATGGCAGATGCCTATTTTAAAGTCGGTAACTTTCCAAAAGCATTCGAATATTTAAAATACATTACCAAACTTAAATTAGCTTACTCCAATAAAGAAAATAGTAACACCGCCAACGAAGCCAGAAAAAATTCAGAAATTCAGGTTCGAGATCGAGAAATAGAGTTTCTTCAATTACAAAATGAACTCAAACAACAAAAACTTCAAAAAGAAATAAAAACAAGAGAGCTATTAACCATAGAAAATAGATTAAAAGAGCATAGTTTACAAAGTGAGAAGTTATTAACTGCCTCCATGATACGTGAACAAACACTTCAAAATGAACAATTAAACAATGAGAAAAAATTGAATGCCGCATTGTTAAGAGAGAATGAACTTAAATTAATTAATTTAAAAGATGAAAGCAATATCAGAAAATATCTTTGGTGCATAATTGCAATACTTTCAATTCTTGGAGGTTTTATATTCCTCCTTTTCAAAAAATTGAAATCAAATCATACCCTTATCGTTAAACAAAAAAATGACTTAGAATATATTAATAAGGAAGTACATCATCGGGTCAAAAATAATCTTCAAGTTATATCCAGTTTATTAGATATCCAATCACAGTCTAATGTCGATGAAAAAGTAAAAGAAGTGCTCCAAGAAAGCAAATTGCGTGTCCAGTCAATGGCATTTATTCATCAGAATTTATATGAGGATGAAGGCATGAATTTGGTGGACATGAAGAATTATATCCAAAATTTAATAGATCATTTATACACTACCTTTCATAAAAATAGTGAACGCATTAACATTGAAACGAATGTAAGTCCAGTATTATTACACATGGATATCGTTGTCTCCGTAGGAATGATCATTAATGAGTTAGTTACGAATTCATTAAAGTATGCTTTTCTCAATAAAAAAGAAGGCACTATTAAGGTTCACCTCAGTGAACGCAACCATTTTATTACCTTTATCGTCGAGGATAATGGACAAGGCTTGCCACCTCAATTGGATGTCTTTACCATTAAATCTTTCGGTTATAAAATGATCCGGGCTTTTGTTCAAAAGCTAAAAGCGCAAATGACCATAGAAAGTGATGCAGGCACAAAAATTAGTATTGTTTTCCCAATAAAAAAAGAATCTACTCATGACAGAAATAAATCATAA
- a CDS encoding T9SS type A sorting domain-containing protein, with the protein MKRIVTFFIFSIYVMSINAICSEMVLANRSHCPFVSGKLRMTTVVEGVTREYFLHIPTKYNGNSSVPLVFMLHGTGGDGEKMYETSGWAELAESENFIAIFPSSLKHKIIDGGEYKTIAKWNHTPDADWTFQAGEIEKDDIKFLRRALDEVINMYNIDTKRVYLNGFSNGGSMAAKCSIEMSDVLAAVAASAGSFYLDTTYVPKRKIPVLYQVGNKDYGPGNEGPEVPMIFFDSLISTPGINYRNGKFYRVAVNYTNNFGYKKEHKIIGDTNFAVFAYYLPIEMNANREFLYVLVKGLEHNYPNWAPTRHWEWMKKYTLDNTGTTGVSEPFDEVNPLILYPNPIKDEVLFQKELNWSIFDQWGRHLMSGNGKSVRVQHLSSGVYLVKTEDGIGRFVKL; encoded by the coding sequence ATGAAAAGAATTGTAACCTTCTTTATTTTTTCCATTTATGTAATGAGTATAAATGCAATCTGTAGTGAAATGGTACTAGCCAACAGAAGTCATTGCCCATTTGTAAGTGGAAAATTGAGGATGACTACTGTTGTTGAAGGTGTCACAAGAGAGTATTTTTTGCACATTCCAACAAAATATAATGGAAATTCATCAGTACCATTAGTATTTATGTTGCATGGTACTGGGGGAGATGGTGAGAAAATGTATGAAACCTCTGGTTGGGCAGAATTGGCGGAAAGTGAAAATTTTATTGCAATATTTCCATCTTCATTAAAACACAAAATTATCGATGGAGGAGAATATAAAACAATAGCCAAATGGAATCATACACCTGATGCGGATTGGACATTCCAAGCTGGAGAAATTGAAAAAGATGATATCAAATTTTTACGAAGAGCTTTGGATGAAGTTATAAACATGTATAATATTGACACCAAAAGAGTATATCTCAATGGATTTAGTAATGGAGGCTCCATGGCAGCCAAATGTTCTATTGAAATGAGTGATGTCTTAGCAGCTGTAGCTGCAAGTGCCGGATCTTTTTATCTCGATACGACCTATGTTCCTAAAAGGAAAATACCTGTGTTGTATCAGGTAGGCAATAAAGATTATGGTCCTGGTAATGAAGGACCTGAAGTGCCTATGATATTTTTTGATTCTCTTATTTCTACTCCAGGAATAAATTATAGAAATGGAAAATTCTACCGTGTTGCAGTTAATTATACCAATAATTTTGGTTATAAAAAAGAACATAAAATAATAGGAGATACCAATTTCGCAGTGTTCGCATATTATTTGCCAATAGAAATGAATGCGAATCGAGAATTCCTATACGTATTGGTAAAAGGGTTAGAACATAATTATCCCAATTGGGCTCCTACTAGACATTGGGAATGGATGAAAAAATACACTTTGGATAACACGGGTACTACGGGAGTTTCAGAGCCTTTCGATGAAGTGAATCCATTGATTTTATATCCCAACCCAATAAAAGATGAAGTCCTATTTCAAAAAGAACTCAACTGGAGTATTTTTGACCAATGGGGTAGGCATTTAATGTCAGGAAATGGTAAATCGGTTCGAGTTCAACATTTATCAAGTGGCGTTTATTTAGTAAAAACCGAGGATGGTATAGGAAGATTTGTTAAGTTGTAA
- a CDS encoding T9SS type A sorting domain-containing protein — protein sequence MKKLLLFIVFCLSLISINSQRRFDLKITVDNELRDVIIVQPSHSAPPGGYPVVFMLHGTSGDGEKFYNISGWKELGEEENFITVFPSSLSWCFVEDGIEKHNTKWVNGDLLSIPCAGKPQDYVDDVKFLKRIVQLIQDTLQVNSKMIFASGFSNGSVMIHKLANDAGDVFAAVAGCSGPLTELDSITPVNRIPAWFMVGSLDDRYIVPPFTSLPFGGDSILAYLSVFLNRALVCQGLTQTFIKKESNITLTYIFNEAQAGMTSKPYLFTLIKDMTHEYPNGANYPLSAPKIFWEFFKQSVVTSTNEFENRDKKINIYPNPSDGILNIKAANTKIERLDIYNSQGSKLLKVDQLKETYQMDLTQYPDGIYFIQLKTSYGNFTKKWIKCHHE from the coding sequence ATGAAAAAATTACTACTATTTATTGTTTTTTGCTTGAGTTTAATTTCAATTAATAGTCAAAGGCGTTTTGATTTAAAAATTACGGTCGATAATGAATTGCGTGATGTTATTATTGTCCAGCCAAGTCATTCGGCTCCACCTGGAGGATATCCTGTAGTCTTCATGTTGCATGGGACCAGTGGTGACGGAGAGAAGTTTTATAACATTTCAGGATGGAAGGAATTGGGTGAGGAAGAAAATTTTATTACGGTTTTTCCATCTTCCTTGTCCTGGTGTTTTGTTGAGGATGGAATAGAAAAACATAATACGAAATGGGTGAATGGTGATCTGTTAAGCATACCCTGTGCTGGTAAACCTCAAGACTATGTTGATGATGTTAAGTTTCTTAAACGAATTGTTCAATTAATTCAAGATACTTTGCAAGTGAACTCCAAAATGATTTTTGCTTCTGGATTTTCGAATGGTTCTGTGATGATTCATAAATTAGCAAATGATGCTGGTGATGTGTTTGCTGCTGTAGCTGGATGCAGTGGTCCACTCACTGAATTAGATTCTATAACACCTGTGAATAGAATTCCTGCATGGTTTATGGTAGGTTCACTAGATGATCGATATATAGTCCCGCCTTTTACTTCATTGCCATTTGGAGGTGATTCCATTTTGGCCTATTTGAGTGTATTTCTCAATAGAGCATTAGTTTGTCAAGGCTTAACTCAAACATTTATTAAAAAAGAATCAAATATTACCCTTACGTACATTTTTAATGAAGCTCAAGCTGGTATGACCTCTAAACCATATTTGTTTACCTTGATCAAAGATATGACCCATGAATATCCTAATGGTGCGAATTATCCTTTATCAGCACCAAAGATATTTTGGGAATTTTTTAAACAATCTGTTGTGACGAGTACAAATGAATTTGAAAACCGTGATAAAAAAATTAATATTTATCCTAATCCGTCTGATGGAATATTAAATATAAAAGCAGCTAATACTAAAATTGAACGTTTAGATATTTATAATTCTCAAGGTAGTAAGCTTTTAAAAGTTGATCAGTTAAAAGAAACATATCAAATGGACCTAACACAATATCCTGATGGTATTTACTTTATTCAACTAAAAACCTCATATGGTAATTTTACAAAAAAATGGATTAAATGTCATCATGAATAA
- a CDS encoding T9SS type A sorting domain-containing protein: MKKCKLVSFIFILLFILEIKAQSFSWAKSVGGTGIIFSSSIIIDSEGNIYNTGHFYGTIDFDPGVGIFNLSSEGGGSDIYVYKLNALGIFQWAKSIGGPSEDFSSSIKVDLLGNLYITGDFRKNVDFDPGAGILYLTSKAFSRDVFILKLDSFGNFLWAKSFGGVDEDASSAISLDDYFNVYLVGRFNGLVDFDPGKGVNELYCSGFYNGFIVKLDLLGSFKWAKTICSQDYAMIESIAVDRFEHIYITGHFRGINHFNIKNDSLELNTNGDSDIFISKLDTLGQFEWVKVIGGNEFEEAHSILCDNSGYIYVNGTFNGTLDFDPDTGIYNLKSKSTFNNFVAKFDNTGQLIWAIDINTGRSFLTLDDLGNTYCFGTFEGTVDFNPGVDTFEISSIGPYDFYISKTDNLGQFLWVKSIELLNGGLPSSITLDHDLNIITTGNFKGTCDLNPDWGIEKHTSIGVSDQFVLKIDQRTVNMNSINNKIDFDIFPNPSSQFIRISLNNNNTYDIWKINVFNSSGQLVYRISNHSNHSIVLNKETIGTGLFYIQVHANGEMMSKKIFFE; this comes from the coding sequence ATGAAAAAATGTAAGCTTGTATCGTTCATTTTCATCCTATTATTTATTTTAGAGATTAAAGCTCAGTCTTTTTCATGGGCAAAATCAGTCGGTGGTACAGGAATTATTTTTTCAAGTTCAATTATAATAGATTCGGAGGGAAATATTTATAATACTGGTCATTTTTATGGGACTATAGATTTTGATCCTGGAGTAGGCATTTTTAATTTGAGTTCTGAAGGAGGTGGGAGCGATATATATGTTTATAAATTAAATGCTCTCGGAATTTTTCAATGGGCCAAATCTATTGGTGGTCCTTCGGAAGACTTTTCTTCTTCTATAAAAGTTGATTTATTAGGTAATCTATATATTACAGGTGATTTCCGTAAGAATGTAGACTTTGACCCTGGGGCTGGAATTCTTTATTTAACATCTAAAGCTTTTAGCAGGGATGTTTTCATATTAAAATTGGATTCGTTCGGCAACTTTTTGTGGGCTAAATCTTTTGGTGGAGTAGATGAGGATGCAAGTTCTGCAATTTCATTGGACGATTATTTTAATGTTTATTTAGTTGGGCGATTTAATGGCTTAGTTGATTTCGATCCAGGAAAGGGAGTTAATGAATTGTATTGCAGCGGTTTTTATAATGGGTTTATTGTTAAATTAGATTTATTAGGAAGTTTTAAATGGGCTAAGACTATATGCTCACAAGATTATGCAATGATTGAATCAATAGCAGTAGACCGCTTTGAACACATTTATATAACTGGTCATTTTAGAGGTATTAATCATTTCAATATTAAGAATGATTCATTGGAGTTAAATACAAATGGTGACAGTGATATTTTTATTTCTAAACTTGATACGTTAGGTCAATTCGAATGGGTTAAGGTAATTGGTGGAAATGAATTTGAAGAAGCTCATTCAATATTATGTGATAATTCGGGTTATATATATGTCAATGGTACTTTTAATGGAACATTAGATTTTGATCCGGATACTGGAATTTATAATTTAAAATCAAAATCTACATTTAATAATTTTGTTGCTAAATTTGATAACACAGGTCAATTAATTTGGGCAATAGATATTAATACAGGTCGTAGTTTTTTAACACTTGATGATTTGGGAAATACATATTGCTTTGGAACATTTGAAGGGACAGTCGATTTCAATCCAGGTGTTGATACTTTTGAAATATCATCAATAGGGCCATATGATTTCTACATTTCCAAAACTGATAATTTAGGTCAATTTCTTTGGGTAAAATCGATAGAATTATTAAATGGTGGACTTCCCTCTTCTATTACCTTAGATCATGATTTAAATATAATCACAACAGGTAATTTTAAGGGAACCTGTGACCTTAATCCTGATTGGGGTATTGAAAAACATACTTCTATTGGTGTTTCAGATCAATTTGTGCTTAAAATAGATCAAAGAACGGTCAATATGAATTCTATAAATAATAAAATTGACTTTGATATTTTTCCAAATCCCTCTTCCCAATTTATTCGAATTAGTTTAAATAATAATAACACTTATGATATTTGGAAAATTAATGTGTTTAATAGCTCAGGTCAATTGGTATATCGTATAAGTAATCATTCCAATCATTCTATAGTATTGAATAAAGAAACAATAGGCACGGGACTATTTTATATTCAGGTTCATGCGAACGGAGAAATGATGTCTAAGAAAATATTTTTTGAATAA
- a CDS encoding DinB family protein, with translation MKRSQLPTLPEYFDRYINMTDDVELLDAIQKSIDELDTIPIQKWRALGDKVYAPGKWTINEIIQHLIDAERIFSYRVLAFSRGETQKMPSFDEDEYAKASNANNRTLESLIDELKIVHFSLYTLFHSFTPAMLEIMGQGFKGSYSIASIGFMLPGHQRWHFKLIEERYMPLL, from the coding sequence ATGAAACGATCACAATTACCTACATTACCGGAATACTTTGACCGATACATCAACATGACCGATGATGTAGAATTACTCGATGCCATTCAAAAAAGTATTGATGAATTGGATACCATACCAATACAAAAATGGAGAGCCCTTGGTGATAAGGTTTATGCTCCGGGCAAGTGGACCATCAATGAAATCATTCAACATCTTATTGATGCAGAACGTATTTTTTCATATCGCGTACTGGCATTTTCAAGAGGTGAAACTCAAAAAATGCCATCCTTTGATGAAGATGAATATGCAAAGGCATCTAATGCCAATAATCGAACATTGGAAAGTCTGATCGATGAATTAAAAATTGTACATTTTAGTTTATATACACTATTCCATTCTTTCACACCTGCAATGCTTGAAATAATGGGGCAAGGGTTCAAAGGTTCTTATTCCATAGCCTCTATCGGATTTATGTTGCCCGGTCATCAGCGCTGGCATTTTAAATTGATCGAAGAAAGGTATATGCCTTTATTGTAA